From one Paramormyrops kingsleyae isolate MSU_618 chromosome 1, PKINGS_0.4, whole genome shotgun sequence genomic stretch:
- the LOC111849484 gene encoding zinc finger E-box-binding homeobox 2-like isoform X2 — MKQQIMADGPRCKRRKQANPRRKNVLNYENVVETGSETDEDDRPLVPEEDSLLNGDSSPAGLTHPEASPRAGHAPSHRDDEDEDARDGGPELPWHDSDVLQVSLDGTDDMKDDYGPMETEEPVQELGNGTVKSADCPPDFDDFFVKRKLEDGESHVVSIAEYLQRGDTAIIYPEAPEELSRLGTPEANGLEENDLPPGTPDAFAQLLTCPYCDRGYKRLTSLKEHIKYRHEKNEESFSCPLCSYTFAYRTQLERHMATHKPARDQHQLLNPGAGNRKFKCTECGKAFKYKHHLKEHLRIHSGEKPYECSNCKKRFSHSGSYSSHISSKKCIGLIAVNGRVRGGGAKAGSSPTSASSSPTNSAITQLRHKLENGKPLGLPDQPAHMNIKMEPQDFSDYKLMMASHGFGGPGPFINGGIGGGSPLGVHGSAHSPLQNLGIGMDSQLLGYPGLGNNMSEVHKVLQIVDNTVCRQKMDCKPEELSKIKAFMKELGSQMEEQKQGLTPPGVPPTGLPVVSHNGATKSIIDYTLEKVNEAKACLQSLTTDSKRQISNIKKEKSNHMLDLGTEDKTHENNVLFTPFSCQYCKETFPGPIPLHQHERYLCKMNEEIKAVLQPNDNLTPNKPGPFPDKHTLLLSSMLSEKGLTSHINPYKDHMSVLKAYFAMNMEPNSEELLKISIAVGLPQEFVKEWFEQRKVYQYGDPRTPPLERHNREVALAATNHTPAKDPMVARSPVSLVKPADRITSPAVAELHNNINSCDTPLRLSKTAQFAGGKPTGEKLDHSRSNTPSPLNLSSTSSKNSHSSSYTPNSFTSEDLQAEPLDLSLPKLMKETKRIVTVKNQLNPNSVTIEHNNNVSSPRKHLEEPLNLAYLKKEFANSNNGHLDKSTNPIFSINPFSAKPLYTSIPPQGAFPPATFMPPVQASIPGLRPYPGLDPMSFLPHMTYTYATGAPTFAEMQQRRKYQRKQGFQGELLDGTAEYMSGLDDMTDSDSCLSRKKIKKTESGMYACDLCDKTFQKSSSLLRHKYEHTGKRPHQCQICKKAFKHKHHLIEHSRLHSGEKPYQCDKCGKRFSHSGSYSQHMNHRYSYCKREAEEREAAEREAREKGHLEATELLMNRVYLRGMTPQGYSDTDERDAATRERQKEADGPYAKIGRRDEEFEEEEESENKSVDTDRDTLRDEEENGEHSMDDSSVDGKAEARSDHEDGV; from the exons ATGATATGAAGGATGATTACGGCCCCATGGAGACTGAAGAGCCCGTACAGGAACTAGGAAATGGTACAG TAAAGAGCGCCGACTGCCCTCCGGACTTTGACGACTTCTTTGTCAAGCGGAAGCTAGAGGACGGTGAGAGCCACGTGGTCAGCATCGCCGAGTACCTGCAGCGGGGCGACACCGCCATCATTTACCCAGAAGCCCCGGAGGAACTGTCTCGCCTGGGCACGCCCGAGGCCAACGGGCTGGAGGAAAATG ACCTGCCACCTGGAACTCCAGATGCTTTTGCCCAACTGTTGACGTGCCCCTACTGCGACCGCGGTTACAAGCGGCTGACGTCGCTGAAGGAGCACATCAAGTACCGGCACGAGAAGAACGAGGAGAGCTTCTCCTGCCCCCTGTGTAGTTACACATTTGCCTACCGCACCCAGCTGGAGCGGCACATGGCCACGCACAAACCAGCCCGCGACCAG CACCAACTGCTGAATCCGGGAGCTGGCAACCGCAAGTTCAAGTGCACAGAATGCGGAAAGGCCTTCAAATACAAACACCATCTGAAGGAGCACCTGCGGATCCACAGCG GCGAGAAGCCATACGAATGCTCCAACTGCAAGAAGCGCTTCTCCCATTCCGGCTCCTACAGCTCCCATATCAGCAGCAAGAAGTGCATCGGCCTCATTGCTGTCAACGGGCGTGTGCGCGGCGGCGGCGCCAAGGCTGGCTCCTCGCCGACGTCGGCATCCTCCTCGCCCACTAACTCGGCCATCACACAGCTGAGGCACAAGCTGGAGAATGGCAAGCCTCTTGGGCTTCCGGACCAGCCAGCCCACATGAACATAAAGATGGAGCCACAGGACTTCAGTGACTATAAACTCATGATGGCCTCTCATGGGTTTGGAGGCCCCGGGCCCTTCATAAATGGAGGGATTGGGGGAGGCAGCCCTCTAGGAGTTCATGGCTCTGCTCATAGCCCTTTGCAGAACCTGGGGATCGGAATGGACTCTCAGCTCCTTGGATACCCAGGGCTGGGGAACAACATGAGCGAGGTGCATAAGGTTCTCCAGATCGTGGACAATACTGTGTGCCGACAGAAAATGGACTGCAAGCCCGAGGAGCTCTCAAAGATCAAGGCCTTCATGAAAGAGCTCGGCTCTCAGATGGAGGAGCAGAAGCAGGGCCTGACACCCCCTGGGGTTCCCCCAACCGGTCTTCCGGTCGTCAGCCACAATGGTGCCACTAAGAGCATCATTGACTACACGTTGGAGAAGGTGAATGAAGCCAAAGCTTGCCTGCAGAGCTTGACCACGGACTCAAAGAGACAAATTAGCAATATCAAAAAGGAGAAATCCAATCACATGTTAGATTTAGGTACGGAGGACAAAACTCATGAAAACAATGTCCTCTTCACGCCATTCTCCTGCCAGTACTGCAAAGAGACCTTCCCTGGGCCAATTCCCTTGCACCAGCATGAGCGATATCTGTGCAAGATGAACGAGGAGATCAAGGCAGTCCTCCAGCCAAACGATAACCTGACTCCCAACAAGCCAGGCCCATTTCCAGACAAACACACCCTACTGCTGTCCTCCATGCTTTCTGAGAAAGGACTGACGAGCCACATCAACCCCTACAAGGACCACATGTCGGTGCTCAAGGCATACTTTGCCATGAATATGGAGCCCAACTCTGAGGAGCTGCTCAAGATCTCCATTGCAGTGGGCCTTCCTCAGGAATTTGTGAAGGAATGGTTCGAGCAGCGGAAGGTCTACCAATATGGGGACCCCAGGACCCCACCTCTGGAGCGGCACAACAGGGAGGTGGCGCTGGCTGCCACCAACCACACTCCCGCTAAAGACCCAATGGTGGCCCGGTCCCCAGTGTCCCTGGTCAAGCCGGCTGACCGCATCACATCACCAGCAGTAGCCGAGCTCCACAACAACATCAACAGCTGTGACACTCCCCTCAGGCTTTCAAAAACTGCCCAATTTGCTGGTGGCAAGCCGACAGGCGAGAAATTGGACCACTCGCGCAGCAACACTCCTTCGCCTTTGAACCTCTCTTCCACGTCATCAAAAAACTCCCACAGCAGCTCGTACACTCCAAACAGCTTCACTTCGGAGGACCTTCAGGCTGAGCCATTGGACCTGTCCCTGCCAAAACTCATGAAGGAAACTAAACGTATTGTGACTGTGAAAAACCAGCTGAATCCCAACAGTGTCACCATCGAGCACAACAACAATGTGTCCTCCCCACGCAAGCACTTGGAGGAGCCTTTGAACTTGGCATACTTAAAAAAAGAGTTTGCCAACTCCAACAACGGCCACCTTGACAAAAGCACTAACCCCATTTTCAGTATTAACCCCTTCAGTGCCAAGCCTCTGTACACATCGATTCCACCTCAGGGCGCCTTTCCTCCTGCCACTTTCATGCCCCCAGTTCAGGCCAGCATCCCAGGCCTGAGGCCATACCCAGGGCTGGACCCCATGAGCTTCCTGCCACACATGACTTACACGTATGCAACGGGAGCGCCTACTTTTGCCGAAATGCAACAGAGGAGGAAATACCAGCGCAAACAAGGTTTCCAA GGGGAGCTGCTTGACGGCACAGCAGAGTACATGTCAGGCCTGGATGACATGACAGACTCTGACTCCTGTCTGTCCCGGAAGAAGATTAAGAAGACAGAAAGTGGTATGTACGCGTGTGACTTGTGCGACAAAACATTCCAGAAGAGCAGTTCCCTCCTAAGACACAAATATGAGCACACAG GTAAACGGCCACACCAGTGCCAGATCTGCAAGAAGGCCTTCAAGCACAAGCACCACCTGATCGAGCACTCGCGGCTACACTCGGGCGAGAAGCCCTACCAGTGCGACAAGTGCGGCAAGCGCTTCTCGCACTCAGGCTCCTATTCGCAGCACATGAACCACCGTTACTCCTACTGCAAGCGGGAGGCCGAGGAGCGCGAGGCGGCTGAGAGGGAGGCGCGTGAGAAGGGCCACCTGGAGGCCACGGAGCTGCTCATGAACCGTGTGTACCTGCGCGGAATGACCCCCCAGGGCTACTCCGACACGGACGAGCGAGACGCTGCCACCAGGGAGCGGCAGAAGGAGGCAGACGGGCCGTACGCCAAGATTGGTCGGCGGGACGAGGAgtttgaggaggaggaggagagtgaGAACAAGAGCGTGGACACGGACAGGGACACATTAAGGGACGAGGAGGAGAATGGAGAGCACTCGATGGATGACAGCTCAGTGGACGGGAAAGCAGAGGCCAGATCCGATCACGAGGACGGCGTGTAA